Part of the Tolypothrix sp. PCC 7910 genome, TAAGAGAATTAATTTAGAGGCACACTTTTTCAACACAATAATTTTTGCACCAGCAATATCTTGTTGCTAATCTGTGCATATGAAACCTTAAATACTGTTTATCGACCAATTTGCCGTTGATTAATTAGCAGTATTGCATAACCCTCTCGACAATACAAGTCTTCAGCAAACAAAGTATACGTAGTTCTAAATTTGTTGAGTACTAATTTTTAGGTTAGCTAAATTTATCTCCTAAACATTTTCATGAGCCTGACAAGGCTTTTGCTGGTATTGACAACATGATATAAATATTATACGGTAAGGCGAGCGATTAACCGGACTTTGTTGGCTGACTCGTCTAGATACTAGCCAAAGTCATCTCACAATTCATCATCCCCAATACCAAATTACTTACAACACAAGGAAAGCAGTTCATGAGTAACCTCAAGCTTTACTTCGCCAAAGCCTCGACTTTCTCCCAAAGAACCCGTGTTGTTTTGCTAGAAAAAGGAATTGAATTTACACCGATTGAAATCGACTTACAAAATAAGCCTGAAGGCTACACGCAGATTTCGCGCTATGGTAAAGTCCCTGCGATCGCACATGGTGATATCAATATTTATGAGTCTGCCATCATCGATGAATATCTAGAAGAAGTTTTTCCAGAACCAGCTTTATTACCCCGAGAACCAGGAGCAAAAGCCATCGCCCGGATTTGGATCGACTATGCCAATACCCGCTTTGTCCCTGCGTTTAACAAATTCCTACGTGGTAAAGATAGCACCGAACAAGAACAAGGACGCAGAGAGTTTATCGAATCCCTCTTATATATTGAGCAAGAAGGATTAGGAAAGCTGTCTGGTAATGGCCCTTACTGGTTAGGAGACAAAGTAAGTTTAGTTGATATCAGCTTCTATCCTTGGTTTGAACGCTTACCAGTTCTCGAACACTTCCGCAAATTTAGCTTGCCAGCAGAAACACCACGTATCCAACAATGGTGGAACACATTGCGCGATCGCGAATCCATTCGCGCAGTAGAAAATCCTGTTAGCTTCTACATCGAAAGATTTAGCAAAGTGCTTGGTGAACCTACCGCAGTCGGTGCGGCTCAAAAATAGATTTATCCCGTCCCACTTATAAATCTAATAATCTCAACGTCTTTGTGGTTTAAAAATATTTGACCGCAAAGACGTATTATTATAAATACCTTCTATCGTAGAAATATTAAACTGCACTTATATTGAAAGCATAAATTATCTAGCAATCCAACTGATTCTAAGTTTTTATAATTTTCTATAATCTTAATTATGGAGTACAGTTTCCCTGACAAAAGGCTATTTCTCAACTGAGATATGTATTGAGCGATATGAAACAAATTAAAATAACTAATAAGGCTGGTAAAATAACTGCTATTTTATGTTTAATAACGATAATACTTACACCTTTTGTGATAATAAATCCTGGAGAGCGTGGCGTATTAATGCAATTTGGGAGAGTAGAAGAAACTGTTCTACAAGAAGGCATACATCTAATAATTCCTATTGTTAATACCGTCAAAAAAATTAATGTAAAAATTCAAAAACAAGAAATATCTGCAGAAGCCTCTTCTAAAGATTTACAGGATGTATTTACTGATGTAGCATTAAACTGGCACATTATTCCTGAAGAGACTAATATAATTTTTCAAGAAATTGGTGATGAAAAAGATGTAGTTGAAAAAATTATTAATCCTGCAGTAGAAGAAGTTTTAAAAGCAATTGTAGCAAAGTACACAGCAGAAGAAATAGTTACTAAAAGGGGGGAAGTAAAATCTGGACTAGATGATGCATTAACAAGCAGATTGCATGACTACCATATTTCTGTTGATGATATTTCACTTGTTCATGTCAATTTTTCTGATAAATTTAGCGAAGCAGTTGAGGCTAAACAAATTGCAGAGCAAGATGCTAAACGAGCAGACTTTATAGCACAAAAAGCAACTAAGGAAGCAGAAGCTAAAGTAAATCTTGCAAAAGGGGAAGCAGAAATAAATAGATTACTACATGATAGTTTAACTAATGAGATATTGGAGAGACAAGCAATACAAAAATGGGACGGTAAATTACCTTTAATTATGACTAAAGATACGCCTAAGTTTTTAAATCCTAGTGAACTATTAAAATTAAAGTAATCTCTAATTGAAATTTAATGAATGAAATTACCCAGTATTGTTAACTGGGCTTTTATCTTAACTGCCAGAAAATAGATTAGGAGTATCCAGAACCTTAAACTGGATTAATAGCACAATCAAGAATGTATAAGCAGTAGACGAAACTAAACCTGTCAAGAGTTCTTTTTTGAGATTGCGTTCTTGATTTTGTTTTTGCAACATATCTAATGCACCAGCTTGCATTAGCAGAATACCAATAATATTTGATAGCCAGTATCCAATAATAACGCCTGGCATCAGTAATTTAGGAGAAAAAAAGCTACAAACATAGCCAAAAACATAAGCAATTGGCAAATTGAATATCAAGTCATTCCACCAGCATAATGGGGATAATAAATATCCAATTACCAATAAAAATCCGCCTCTGAGCTTTTGCAATAATGTTTTAGGTACATTTTCTGGAGTTTGTGATAACAACTCTTGACCACTATTTTTAATTTCATTCATGGTTGTACAGCAATTCCATCAACTAACCGTACTTTAGAAGAAAAAATCAAAAAAGTCCATAACTGAATGGCGACGAGATCAGGGGGATAAGGAAGCAGGGGTGCAGAGGAGTAAAACGACACAAAGGCTCTCCCTCTGCTTAAGTAAGTCGGTGCAATAAAACCAAACTATGTGAAGAAAAGTAAATAAGGAGCAAACTCTTTCTCACCCTGCTCCCAGCCCCCAGCCCCCTGCCTTATTCCAACAATAATTATTTACGCCGACCTACTTACTACTAGCCCCATCACATTAATAATTATCCAATTCTGGACTCAACAAGAGGGTTTTGCTACCCTGCCCTGGTTGACTTGTTCTAACTCTGTTATTATCAAGTACTGTATTGCGCTAGGATTAATGTAGTATTTGGAAATACTGCAATTTTTTAGCCTACTACATTGTAAACATTTGCCTAAAATAGGTTTCCTGAAAAAAATGCTTTAAATACTTAGATTAAATAATACTTATATTTTGTATTACTTCACAAAAAGATAGACTTTTACTCCATTTTAGCTTTAAAATACGGTAAACACATCGGCAATTAGCTCTTTTATCTACATGTCCCAGCCAGTTTTTAAAATTTACAGTTGCCCAAAAAGCCCTATACAAGAGCGTTACAACCAGTCTTTTAGTTTCAGCTAAAGCAAACCGGATTGACAAAACCCCACTCAAGGACAGGAATATGGATTTTTTGTTTTTGCCTTTATTCAGCTTTTTAGTTGGTATTGTTGTTGGTCTAACAGGAATTGGCGGCGCTTCTCTGATCACCCCAATGTTGATTTTTGTTTTTCAAGTACCACCTGCTGTAGCAGTCAGCTCTGATGTGGTGGCGGCGACGTTAATGAAAGTTGTAGGTGGAATCAAACACTGGCAGCAAAAAACCCTAGATGTTGAAGTGGTGAAATGGTTAGCTTTAGGAAGTGTTCCTGGTTCTTTGTTTGGGGTGGGAATACTGCACTTAATTAAACTTAGAGCCGAACAGAACTTGAACGAAATTATGCTGCACTTGCTGGGTGTAACTATTTTGTTAGTCACAGTTTTGGCTTTGCTACAAATGCTGCTGTTGACTTTCTTTCCACAGTTAAAATTACCTGAACTGCCCAAATTTGACTTAAACACTCAACTAGGACGTTGGCAAACGCTCAGTATCGGAGCCTTTTTAGGCTGTGTTGTGAGTCTTACAAGTGTCGCTTCTGGTTCCATGTTTGCCTTAGTGCTGATTGCGTTTTTCCGCTTGGATGCGCGGAAGTTAGTTGGTACGGATATTTCCCAAGCGGCAATTCTCTTGCTATTTACTGCCTTAGGACATCTCACCTTGGGAACTGTTGATTGGAATTTAGTATTACCAATATGGCTTGGCTCAGTACCTGGAGTATTAATTGGGGCTAAAGTTTGTCAAATTGCACCGCAAAAACCATTACGATTTATTATTTACTCTCTCTTAATGATGGTGAGTTTAAAGTTAGTCTATTAAACAAATATTTTTATATATCAATTGCAGTAATTTTATTACTAATTTTTAAAAGCTGATTTTTCCAACCAAGGCCATAAAACCATTAATCATATTGATTGAGCGATCGCTTAAGTAAGCGATCGCTTGATAACTCATTGCCTATAGGGCCAGACACTGAAACTTTAACAAATAATTCAGCATTAATTCTGCGGGCGGTGAGGCAGTGCGGTCTTCTCCAGAACAACGCACCGCTTACGGTGAGGCGATCGCGCAGTTTAACTCTGTTGTCGCCGCCGATCCGCGTGTAGAGCAAGTTTTGTTACCTATACGAGATGGCGTGACTTTAATTAGACGCATCGCCTAACAAAGTAGAGACGTTGCAATGCAACGTCTCTAAAATCAACATCAAGGAAAGACTTATGGCACAATCAATTTCTTTATCTCTGCCTGAATCTACAACGCCTTCAACGAGTGTCGGCGTAAGGATAGCAGATCTCTTCAAGACTCTCGGGACTCTGACATTATTACTTATAGCCTTTCCATTCAATGCTTTGATAGTGTTGATAGCTTTACTGTGGGGAATTGTGCGATCGCCCTTTACGAAAAAAGCTGTCGTCGCTGCCCACCCTCAAACTATCTTGGTAAGTGGAGCCAAGATGACCAAAGCATTACAACTTGCTCGCTCCTTCCATACCGCCGGACACAGAGTTATTCTCATTGAAGGTCACAAATATTGGTTGTCTGGGCATCGATTCTCCAAAGCTGTGAGTCGTTTTTATACAGTTCCCGCACCGCAACTAGACCCAGAAAGCTATATCCAAGCGCTAGTAGAAATAGTTAAAAAGGAAAAGGTTGACATTTATGTGCCTGTATGCAGTCCTGTAGCTAGTTACTACGACTCTTTAGCCAAGCCTGCGCTATCACAATACTGCGAAGTTTTCCACTTTGATGCAGATATTACCAAGATGCTAGATGATAAATTTGCCTTTACCGATAAAGCGCGATCGCTTGGTTTATCTGTCCCCAAGTCTTTTAAAATTACCGATCCTCAACAAGTTATAAATTTCGATTTTAGTCAAGAAACCCGCAAATATATACTTAAAAGTATTGCTTACGACTCCGTGCGCCGCTTAGATTTAACTAAACTTCCCTGCGACACTCCAGAAGAGACAGCAGCCTTTGTCAAAAGTTTACCCATCAGTCCAGAAAGTCCTTGGATTATGCAAGAGTTTATTCCTGGTAAGGAGTTCTGTACCCATAGTACAGTGCGAGATGGGGAATTAAGATTGCATTGCTGTTGTCACTCTTGTGCGTTTCAAATCAACTATGAAAACGTCGAAAATCCCCAAATCCGTGAATGGGTGCAACAGTTCGTCAAAAGTTTGCAACTAACTGGACAAGTTTCTTTCGACTTTATCCAAGCCGCAGACGGTACAGTTTACGCCATTGAATGCAACCCCCGGACTCACTCGGCAATCACCATGTTTTACAATCATCCTGGTGTTGCAGAGGCCTATTTTGGTAAAACTCTCCTAGCTGCGCCTCACCAACCCTTAGCCAGTAGCAAGCCTACTTATTGGATATATCACGAAATCTGGCGGCTTACTGGTATTCGTTCCTGGAAACAATTGCAAACATCGGTTGATACCTTATTGCGAGGTACTGATGCGATTTTACGTCTTGATGACCCTGTACCATTTTTGACCTTGCATCATTGGCAAATACCCTTACTTTTGCTCAAGAATCTGCAACAACTCAAAGGCTGGGTAAAAATAGACTTCAACATTGGCAAACTCGTGGAATTAGGTGGCGACTAAAAAGTAAAAATTATACATAAGTAAGACGGTGGGAAAAAACCAAACTAAGTTAATAAAGGCAAACAAAGGTATAACCCCCTTCCCTCCTGCCTTGCCATAGCGATAATTTTTTACACTGAGCTACTTATTTAAATAATAGAATCATGTCAGTACTGCGTATTCTGCATTTAGTTGGCTCTGCCTACAATGATTTTTACTGTGATTTGTCACGCCTTTATGCTCAAGATTGTCTAACAGCAACAGCAGAGCGATCGCGCTATGATTTTCAAATTGCATACATCACACCCGATCGCCAATGGCGATTTCCTGCTTCCCTCAGCAAAGAAGATATTGCTGCCGCCAAACCAATGACTCTGGGTGAAGCCATAGAGTTGATTACAGCGCAAAACATTGACCTTGTCTTACCACAAATGTTTTGTATTCCCGGAATGACTCAGTATCGAGCTTTATTCGACCTGCTGAAGATACCTTACATCGGCAATACTTCAGATATCATGGCCATCACAGCCCACAAAGGCAGAACCAAAGCCATTGTTGCAGCCGCAGGGGTGAAAGTGCCTCATGGAGAACTGCTACACCCAGGAGACGTTCCGACAATTCCACCGCCTGCGATCGTTAAACCTGCAAGTGCCGATAATTCTTTAGGGGTAGTTTTAGTTAAAGATGTGAGTGAATATGACGCTGCTTTGAAGAAAGCATTTGCATATGCTTCGGAGGTAATTGTAGAAGCATTCATCGAACTCGGCCGAGAAGTTAGATGCGGCATCATAGTTAAAGATGGGCAGTTAGTAGGTTTACCCCTGGAAGAGTATCTCGTAGATCCCAATGAAAAACCTATTCGCAGCTATGCTGATAAACTCCAGCAAACAGAAGATGGTAACTTAGGTTTTGCTGCTAAAGATAATAAAAAATCCTGGATTGTAGATCCCAGCGATCCCATCACCCAAAAGGTTCAGCAGGTGGCTAAGAAGTGCCATCAGGCTTTAGGTTGTCGGCACTACAGTTTGTTTGATTTCCGCATAGATTCAAAGGGAGAACCTTGGTTTTTAGAAGCTGGCTTGTATTGTTCTTTTGCCCCTAAAAGTGTGATTTCCTCTATGGCAAAAGCAGCGGGAATCCCTTTAAATGAGTTATTAATGACGGCGATCAATGAAACTTTAGGTAATAGCGACAATGGCTTTTTCTGCTAGACAGGTGTGAGTACGGGGAAGATTATTTGGAACCAGATTTACAATAATCAAAAACCTGAAATTTTTGGTTAATACCCCCACTACCCCGTCCGTCGTCTAAAAATTCTTGAACTTGTGTACGGTAAACGGGAGTACCACCTTGCTCTTTACAAGCTGTGATGAGAGCGTTCTTTCGGTAACCACCGTACACAAATAAAACGATGATCAAAGCAAAAATAAGCAGGAGCGTCAGGATCACCCTATTTGCTGATGA contains:
- a CDS encoding ATP-grasp domain-containing protein; the encoded protein is MAQSISLSLPESTTPSTSVGVRIADLFKTLGTLTLLLIAFPFNALIVLIALLWGIVRSPFTKKAVVAAHPQTILVSGAKMTKALQLARSFHTAGHRVILIEGHKYWLSGHRFSKAVSRFYTVPAPQLDPESYIQALVEIVKKEKVDIYVPVCSPVASYYDSLAKPALSQYCEVFHFDADITKMLDDKFAFTDKARSLGLSVPKSFKITDPQQVINFDFSQETRKYILKSIAYDSVRRLDLTKLPCDTPEETAAFVKSLPISPESPWIMQEFIPGKEFCTHSTVRDGELRLHCCCHSCAFQINYENVENPQIREWVQQFVKSLQLTGQVSFDFIQAADGTVYAIECNPRTHSAITMFYNHPGVAEAYFGKTLLAAPHQPLASSKPTYWIYHEIWRLTGIRSWKQLQTSVDTLLRGTDAILRLDDPVPFLTLHHWQIPLLLLKNLQQLKGWVKIDFNIGKLVELGGD
- a CDS encoding prohibitin family protein; the encoded protein is MKQIKITNKAGKITAILCLITIILTPFVIINPGERGVLMQFGRVEETVLQEGIHLIIPIVNTVKKINVKIQKQEISAEASSKDLQDVFTDVALNWHIIPEETNIIFQEIGDEKDVVEKIINPAVEEVLKAIVAKYTAEEIVTKRGEVKSGLDDALTSRLHDYHISVDDISLVHVNFSDKFSEAVEAKQIAEQDAKRADFIAQKATKEAEAKVNLAKGEAEINRLLHDSLTNEILERQAIQKWDGKLPLIMTKDTPKFLNPSELLKLK
- a CDS encoding glutathione S-transferase family protein, which gives rise to MSNLKLYFAKASTFSQRTRVVLLEKGIEFTPIEIDLQNKPEGYTQISRYGKVPAIAHGDINIYESAIIDEYLEEVFPEPALLPREPGAKAIARIWIDYANTRFVPAFNKFLRGKDSTEQEQGRREFIESLLYIEQEGLGKLSGNGPYWLGDKVSLVDISFYPWFERLPVLEHFRKFSLPAETPRIQQWWNTLRDRESIRAVENPVSFYIERFSKVLGEPTAVGAAQK
- a CDS encoding sulfite exporter TauE/SafE family protein, translated to MDFLFLPLFSFLVGIVVGLTGIGGASLITPMLIFVFQVPPAVAVSSDVVAATLMKVVGGIKHWQQKTLDVEVVKWLALGSVPGSLFGVGILHLIKLRAEQNLNEIMLHLLGVTILLVTVLALLQMLLLTFFPQLKLPELPKFDLNTQLGRWQTLSIGAFLGCVVSLTSVASGSMFALVLIAFFRLDARKLVGTDISQAAILLLFTALGHLTLGTVDWNLVLPIWLGSVPGVLIGAKVCQIAPQKPLRFIIYSLLMMVSLKLVY
- a CDS encoding D-alanine--D-alanine ligase — protein: MSVLRILHLVGSAYNDFYCDLSRLYAQDCLTATAERSRYDFQIAYITPDRQWRFPASLSKEDIAAAKPMTLGEAIELITAQNIDLVLPQMFCIPGMTQYRALFDLLKIPYIGNTSDIMAITAHKGRTKAIVAAAGVKVPHGELLHPGDVPTIPPPAIVKPASADNSLGVVLVKDVSEYDAALKKAFAYASEVIVEAFIELGREVRCGIIVKDGQLVGLPLEEYLVDPNEKPIRSYADKLQQTEDGNLGFAAKDNKKSWIVDPSDPITQKVQQVAKKCHQALGCRHYSLFDFRIDSKGEPWFLEAGLYCSFAPKSVISSMAKAAGIPLNELLMTAINETLGNSDNGFFC